In a genomic window of Thermoanaerobaculales bacterium:
- a CDS encoding S4 domain-containing protein — translation MADAPAVRLDVWLDVACLFKSRSQAQRACALGRVEVNGDRGKPHRLIRPGDRIRISLPAGRWRIVEVAGIADRNVARASARELYIDHTPPPTREEVELRRLQRLGAPLRRPPGAGAPKKRERRDLRRLKEGPEE, via the coding sequence ATGGCCGATGCCCCCGCCGTCCGCCTCGACGTCTGGCTCGACGTCGCCTGCCTGTTCAAGTCGAGGTCCCAGGCACAGAGAGCCTGCGCGCTCGGACGGGTCGAGGTCAACGGCGACCGCGGCAAGCCCCACCGGCTGATCCGCCCGGGCGACCGGATTCGCATCTCCCTGCCGGCCGGACGGTGGCGGATCGTCGAGGTGGCCGGGATCGCCGACCGCAACGTCGCCCGGGCGAGCGCCCGCGAGCTCTACATCGACCACACGCCGCCGCCGACCCGGGAGGAGGTCGAGCTGCGCCGCCTGCAGCGGCTGGGAGCGCCGCTCCGGCGCCCGCCCGGCGCCGGCGCCCCCAAAAAGCGGGAGCGCCGGGACCTCCGCCGCCTCAAGGAGGGCCCCGAGGAGTAG
- the pth gene encoding aminoacyl-tRNA hydrolase yields MSSTPHRILGAAASSLAGQRAQQTAQAAGTDEEGATQADAPREVAVSPLEPAPGIELVVGLGNPGERYAATRHNLGYLVVDELASRLRAAPWSHRPLCDVTSAPLGPRLLLARPLTFMNRSGAAAAWLLDHLGLDAPRLLVVLDDVDLDLGTLRLRRSGGPGTHNGLRDICERIGTGFPRLRLGVRGSGPWQNLADYVLSPFADDEQPLARQLVARAADAVETTVREGIDAAMGRFNGPAPVASDDR; encoded by the coding sequence ATGAGCAGCACGCCGCATCGGATTCTCGGCGCCGCCGCGTCGTCACTAGCCGGCCAGCGAGCGCAGCAGACGGCTCAAGCCGCCGGCACCGACGAAGAGGGTGCCACCCAGGCCGACGCCCCTCGCGAGGTGGCGGTCTCCCCGCTCGAGCCCGCCCCCGGCATCGAGCTGGTGGTGGGGCTCGGCAACCCGGGGGAGCGCTACGCGGCGACCCGCCACAACCTGGGCTACCTCGTGGTCGACGAGCTCGCGAGCCGGCTCCGGGCCGCGCCATGGTCCCACCGCCCCCTGTGCGACGTCACGTCGGCGCCGCTCGGCCCGCGGCTGCTGCTGGCAAGGCCGCTCACGTTCATGAACCGCTCCGGCGCCGCGGCGGCCTGGCTCCTCGACCACCTCGGCCTCGATGCCCCCCGGCTGCTGGTGGTGCTCGACGACGTCGACCTCGACCTCGGGACGCTGCGGCTGCGGCGCTCGGGCGGGCCGGGCACTCACAACGGCCTGCGCGACATCTGCGAGCGGATCGGCACCGGCTTCCCCAGGCTCCGGCTCGGCGTCCGCGGCAGCGGCCCGTGGCAGAATCTCGCCGACTACGTGCTGTCGCCCTTCGCCGACGACGAGCAGCCGCTCGCCCGGCAGCTGGTGGCGCGCGCCGCCGATGCCGTGGAGACGACGGTGCGCGAAGGGATCGACGCCGCGATGGGGCGCTTCAACGGGCCGGCACCAGTGGCGTCGGATGACCGCTGA
- a CDS encoding rhomboid family intramembrane serine protease has product MLFPIRDSIAPRTAPVVNIGLIVACCLAFVYQLILGGDVERLFSAAAFIPARLFGSLPAAAAGIPDYGIAGNLVTIVASMFMHGGWLHIIGNMWFLYVFGDNVESALGHLRYLALYLGGGTAAALAHAVAEPSSTVPTVGASGAIAAVLGAYLVMYPHSRIHTLVFLGFFITVTELPAAVMLGFWFVLQFLQGALSLAAHPQAGGVAWFAHVGGFVAGLAAAWWVRARGRLQRPAQRYQIWYRH; this is encoded by the coding sequence ATGCTGTTCCCGATCCGCGACTCGATCGCGCCCCGGACGGCGCCGGTGGTGAACATCGGGCTGATCGTGGCCTGCTGCCTGGCCTTCGTCTACCAGCTGATCCTCGGCGGCGACGTCGAGCGGCTGTTCTCCGCCGCGGCCTTCATCCCGGCGCGGCTGTTCGGCTCGCTGCCGGCGGCCGCCGCCGGCATCCCGGACTACGGCATCGCCGGCAACCTGGTGACCATCGTGGCGTCGATGTTCATGCACGGCGGCTGGCTGCACATCATCGGCAACATGTGGTTCCTGTACGTGTTCGGCGACAACGTCGAGAGCGCCCTCGGCCACCTCCGCTACCTCGCGCTCTACCTCGGCGGCGGCACGGCGGCGGCCCTCGCCCACGCGGTGGCCGAGCCGTCATCGACAGTGCCCACGGTCGGTGCCTCCGGGGCGATCGCCGCCGTCCTTGGCGCCTACCTGGTGATGTACCCCCACTCGCGGATCCACACCCTGGTCTTCCTCGGCTTCTTCATCACCGTCACCGAGCTGCCGGCGGCGGTGATGCTGGGCTTCTGGTTCGTCCTCCAGTTCCTCCAGGGCGCGCTGTCCTTGGCGGCGCACCCGCAGGCGGGTGGGGTCGCCTGGTTCGCCCACGTCGGGGGCTTCGTGGCCGGTCTCGCGGCCGCGTGGTGGGTGCGGGCGCGGGGGCGGCTGCAGCGGCCCGCGCAGCGCTACCAGATCTGGTACCGGCACTGA
- a CDS encoding UDP-glucose/GDP-mannose dehydrogenase family protein has translation MHICVVGTGYVGLVTGACLADLGMNVTCVDNDQRKIDMLLRGEMPIYEPGLDALVAKNAKADRLHFTGDLKTAIQRALAVFIAVGTPPKEDGSADLSYVIQVAESIADNLTGYKVVVTKSTVPIGTGQLIEGIIRKRTGNAFPFSVVSNPEFLREGSAIEDFMRPDRVVIGARDPQAVAIMKDIYSPLYLIETPFVITNVESSELIKYASNAFLATKITFINEVAELCERLGADVHHVAKGMGLDRRIGPKFLHPGPGYGGSCFPKDTQALADIARSAGRPFEIVETVIEVNERMKERSVKKVLAAIPGGPAGKVVALLGLSFKPETDDMRESVAIPLVRTLVDGGAAVRVFDPVAMDNARPLLPAGVHYCSDSYDAAQGADLLVIVTEWNQFRSLDLERVRSLLARPAVVDLRNVYQPEKMRECGFEYEAMGRAAVDLPAE, from the coding sequence ATGCACATCTGCGTCGTCGGAACGGGGTACGTTGGCCTGGTGACCGGCGCCTGCCTCGCCGACCTCGGCATGAACGTCACCTGCGTGGACAACGATCAGCGGAAGATCGACATGCTGCTCCGCGGCGAGATGCCGATCTACGAGCCCGGCCTCGACGCGCTGGTCGCCAAGAACGCCAAGGCCGACCGGCTCCACTTCACCGGCGATCTGAAGACCGCCATCCAGCGCGCGCTCGCCGTGTTCATCGCGGTCGGCACGCCGCCCAAGGAGGACGGCTCGGCCGACCTCTCGTACGTGATCCAGGTCGCCGAGTCGATCGCCGACAACTTGACCGGGTACAAGGTGGTCGTCACCAAGTCGACGGTTCCCATCGGGACCGGCCAGCTCATCGAGGGGATCATCCGCAAGCGCACCGGGAACGCGTTCCCGTTTTCGGTCGTCTCCAACCCGGAGTTCCTGCGCGAGGGGTCGGCGATCGAGGACTTCATGCGACCCGACCGGGTCGTGATCGGCGCCCGCGATCCCCAGGCGGTGGCGATCATGAAGGACATCTACTCGCCGCTCTACCTGATCGAGACGCCGTTCGTGATCACCAACGTGGAGTCGTCGGAGCTGATCAAGTACGCCTCCAACGCCTTCCTTGCCACCAAGATCACCTTCATCAACGAGGTGGCCGAGCTGTGCGAGCGCCTCGGCGCCGACGTGCACCATGTCGCCAAGGGGATGGGGCTCGACCGCCGGATCGGCCCCAAGTTCCTGCACCCGGGCCCCGGCTACGGCGGCTCGTGCTTCCCGAAGGACACCCAGGCGCTGGCCGACATCGCGCGCAGCGCAGGCCGCCCGTTCGAGATCGTCGAGACCGTGATCGAGGTCAACGAGCGGATGAAGGAACGGTCGGTGAAGAAGGTGCTAGCGGCAATCCCCGGCGGGCCGGCCGGCAAGGTCGTGGCGCTGCTCGGCCTCTCGTTCAAGCCCGAGACCGACGACATGCGGGAGTCGGTGGCGATCCCTCTGGTGCGGACGCTCGTCGATGGCGGCGCCGCCGTCCGCGTCTTCGACCCGGTGGCGATGGACAACGCCCGCCCGCTCCTGCCGGCAGGGGTCCACTACTGCAGCGACTCGTACGACGCGGCCCAGGGCGCCGATCTGCTGGTGATCGTGACCGAGTGGAACCAGTTTCGGTCGCTCGACCTCGAGCGGGTCCGCTCGTTGCTGGCGCGGCCCGCCGTGGTCGACCTCCGCAACGTCTACCAGCCCGAGAAGATGCGCGAGTGCGGCTTCGAGTACGAGGCGATGGGCCGCGCCGCCGTGGACCTGCCGGCGGAGTAG
- a CDS encoding amidohydrolase, with translation MTDAANWDTIVLSGTVLTMEEGREPIANGAVAIADGTIAAVGPAEQLLDLAPTGELINASSCIILPGLVNTHSHLAMTLLRGIADDLPLKEWLEGHIWPAEKTHMNRETVRLGTELAVAEQLRAGVTTTTDMYFFGDEVAAVLAEAGMRGVVAESLIDFPTPRCATTDEMFARQRELLEAFRDHPLVTPSVAAHAPYSVSAPNLVREAELAEEYEVPMQIHLAEARWEVERSLSDKGLSPVAYLADLGVLSERTVAAHCVHVSPEDVELLLEFDVGVAHNPVSNLKLASGVSPVPAMVARGVKLGLGTDGAASNNTLDLLRDAQIASLLHKGVAGSPTVLPARTMVELVTVGGARVLGLDGRIGTLREGMEADLICLETGRAHATPIYDPFSHIVFAARAADVRHVLVRGRVVVRDWQATTVDEERVRAKANEFAARLRS, from the coding sequence ATGACCGACGCCGCGAACTGGGACACGATCGTGCTGAGCGGCACCGTCCTGACGATGGAGGAGGGCCGCGAGCCGATCGCGAATGGGGCGGTTGCGATCGCCGACGGCACCATCGCCGCCGTGGGGCCCGCCGAGCAGCTGCTCGACCTCGCGCCCACCGGCGAGCTGATCAATGCGTCGAGCTGCATCATCCTTCCGGGCCTGGTCAACACCCACTCCCACCTGGCGATGACGCTGCTGCGGGGGATCGCCGACGACTTGCCGCTCAAGGAGTGGCTGGAGGGCCACATCTGGCCGGCCGAGAAGACCCACATGAACCGCGAAACGGTCCGGCTCGGGACCGAGCTCGCGGTGGCCGAGCAGCTGCGCGCCGGGGTCACCACCACCACCGACATGTACTTCTTCGGCGACGAGGTGGCCGCGGTGCTCGCCGAGGCCGGGATGCGCGGCGTCGTCGCCGAGTCGCTGATCGACTTCCCCACCCCCCGCTGCGCGACCACCGACGAGATGTTCGCCCGGCAGCGGGAGCTCCTGGAGGCGTTTCGCGACCACCCGCTGGTCACGCCGTCGGTCGCCGCCCACGCGCCCTACTCGGTGTCCGCGCCCAACCTCGTCCGGGAGGCCGAGCTCGCCGAGGAGTACGAGGTGCCGATGCAGATCCACCTCGCCGAGGCGCGCTGGGAGGTCGAGCGCTCGCTCAGCGACAAGGGCCTGTCGCCGGTCGCCTACCTCGCGGACCTCGGTGTCCTGTCCGAGCGCACGGTCGCGGCGCACTGTGTGCACGTGTCGCCGGAGGACGTCGAGCTGCTGCTCGAGTTCGACGTCGGCGTGGCCCACAACCCGGTCTCCAACCTCAAGCTTGCCTCAGGGGTGTCGCCGGTGCCGGCGATGGTCGCGAGGGGCGTCAAGCTCGGCCTCGGGACCGACGGCGCGGCCTCCAACAACACCCTCGACCTGCTGCGCGACGCGCAGATCGCCTCGCTGCTCCATAAAGGGGTCGCCGGCAGCCCGACCGTGCTGCCGGCGCGCACGATGGTCGAGCTGGTCACGGTCGGCGGCGCGCGGGTGCTCGGCCTCGATGGCCGCATCGGCACCCTGCGCGAAGGCATGGAGGCGGACCTGATCTGTCTCGAGACCGGCCGAGCCCACGCGACGCCGATCTACGACCCGTTCTCCCACATCGTGTTCGCGGCCCGCGCCGCCGACGTCCGGCACGTGCTCGTGCGCGGCCGGGTCGTGGTCCGGGACTGGCAGGCGACGACCGTCGACGAGGAGCGGGTGCGGGCCAAGGCGAACGAGTTCGCGGCGCGGCTGCGCAGCTGA
- a CDS encoding carboxypeptidase-like regulatory domain-containing protein has product MRALVVTRGLTAGWAIALTLLIAMTETGAAAEPRSEEEILARIQALDLRIQRRIELARLNLERGALDCSAVASDARRFSANVEALEAAVRGLAPSDREVVAAKVHALALEVSNLRLAAEGTFAPPARQRASRAHRVGHAKTMAPPNDLCTHADLAAMGGVYVGDSSAATNDGQASCGASMLSPDVWFRYVAAASGQVAVDTLGSSYDTVLSVHTACPGTFANQLECNDDIQGLQSGVSFWADAGQQYLIRLAGMNGAIGAYQLSVGNPATISGEVTRTDAGDPVYGDVGVWSVAGASLGFGYISAGQYAVDWLPSGTYYLTTIAYPYGVPLQDELWDDIPCPGGAPDGCDPLTGDPLTVTAGGHQTGVDFVLDACGGIRGTVTDSGTGSPVTNAWVRVWSDDGSWVDTAWPEPDGHYEIRLPQPGTYFVTVSGTGFDDVLYDGIPCPGGPPNGCDPAAGTPVQVAVNALTEGIDFAVDTRGRIAGVVRDSTGSPLPWADVELFASDGGYAGYTSTESDGSYAFVGLEDGLYFLTAEEWGYTTVLYDNILCPPGCDVTAGTPVVVSSGGSMAGVDFALEPLGSISGLVLEAPSGPGTDSVPVTVYDASGAVAGSTYTYPGDTYLAYELWAGTYFVVAGGEYHLAELYDDLPCAVGCDPLTGTPVPVDFDQQTTGIDFTLVPKGSISGTVVDQATGEEIGAEVAVYDQAGHYVDSAYSGSGGYRVPGLADGTYFVVIAGSYWAGYLEELYDNLPCWEGPPEGCNPTAGTPVAAAAGSPTTGIDFALLRRGEITGTVLDAGGASPGYGSVRVVNAAGDEVASAYWSEYAPTYTASGLAPGSYVVIADSDSSHRDEVWQDLPCDGEYPEHCSHAAGTLVELPVGGVVSGIDFTLDRLGAMQGVVLDQTSGEPLEYVDVAVYNVSGSRLGSVFTSSSGEWEWSGAWPGVFFAVTDDESPSHFDQLFNGIPCPGGPGVGCTPGAGTPIPLSYNVVTSGVDFHLPRSGGIAGRVVAAPSGAPIAGLSVTAWDSTRTLVALGTTDSSGFYELRGLPTGTYFVATQNGYWNGLLDELFDDIPCLWGPPDGCDPTKGTPIAVVEGSITRFVDLALQPWGGEGIAGTVTEQGSGQPVEGVAIDFWDSTGEWRGATMSGASGAYLAELSPGTYRVTTDNPFGYLNEIFDDLPCPGGSAYSGACDPLLGDPVVVTEDAITGAIDFALAAPLPFADGFETSDTSAWSLTVP; this is encoded by the coding sequence ATGCGAGCGCTGGTTGTGACCCGAGGTCTGACCGCGGGGTGGGCGATCGCTCTCACCCTGCTGATCGCAATGACGGAAACCGGTGCGGCGGCAGAGCCCAGGTCCGAGGAGGAGATCCTGGCCAGGATCCAGGCGCTCGACCTGCGCATCCAGCGGCGAATCGAGCTGGCGCGGCTCAACCTCGAGCGCGGCGCGCTCGATTGCTCGGCGGTCGCAAGCGACGCCAGACGCTTCAGCGCCAACGTCGAAGCTCTCGAAGCCGCCGTTCGCGGGCTCGCCCCCTCAGATCGCGAGGTGGTCGCCGCCAAGGTCCACGCGCTCGCGCTCGAGGTGTCGAACCTCCGTCTCGCAGCCGAGGGCACCTTCGCTCCTCCCGCGAGGCAGAGGGCGAGCCGGGCGCATCGGGTGGGGCACGCAAAGACGATGGCGCCACCCAACGACCTCTGCACCCACGCGGACCTGGCCGCGATGGGTGGGGTGTACGTTGGCGACTCCAGCGCCGCCACCAACGACGGACAGGCGTCCTGCGGAGCCTCGATGCTCTCGCCCGACGTCTGGTTCCGCTACGTCGCCGCCGCCTCAGGTCAGGTCGCCGTGGACACGCTCGGATCCTCCTACGACACCGTGCTGTCGGTGCACACGGCGTGTCCCGGAACCTTCGCCAACCAGCTCGAGTGCAACGACGACATCCAGGGGCTCCAGTCCGGCGTGTCGTTCTGGGCGGACGCCGGCCAGCAGTACCTGATCCGGCTGGCGGGTATGAATGGAGCCATCGGCGCGTACCAGCTCTCGGTCGGCAACCCGGCCACCATCAGCGGGGAGGTGACCCGCACGGACGCCGGCGATCCCGTCTACGGGGACGTCGGCGTGTGGTCCGTCGCCGGCGCGAGCCTCGGGTTTGGGTACATCTCTGCCGGCCAATACGCGGTGGACTGGCTGCCGTCAGGCACCTACTACCTCACCACAATTGCGTACCCTTACGGAGTCCCGCTCCAGGACGAGCTGTGGGACGACATCCCCTGCCCGGGCGGCGCGCCCGACGGCTGCGATCCGCTCACCGGCGACCCGCTGACGGTCACCGCCGGGGGTCACCAGACCGGCGTCGACTTCGTCCTCGACGCCTGCGGGGGGATCAGGGGGACCGTGACCGACTCTGGAACCGGCAGCCCGGTGACGAACGCCTGGGTCCGGGTATGGAGCGACGACGGAAGCTGGGTCGACACCGCCTGGCCTGAGCCCGACGGCCATTACGAGATCCGCCTGCCCCAGCCCGGAACCTACTTCGTCACCGTGAGTGGTACCGGCTTCGACGACGTCCTCTACGACGGCATCCCCTGCCCGGGCGGCCCCCCCAACGGCTGCGACCCGGCCGCCGGCACGCCGGTGCAGGTGGCAGTCAACGCCCTCACCGAGGGGATCGACTTCGCGGTCGACACCCGAGGCCGCATCGCGGGAGTGGTTCGCGACTCGACGGGCAGCCCGCTCCCGTGGGCAGACGTCGAGCTGTTCGCGTCCGACGGAGGCTACGCCGGATACACCTCCACCGAGAGCGACGGCAGCTATGCCTTCGTCGGTCTCGAGGACGGCCTCTACTTCCTCACTGCCGAGGAATGGGGCTACACCACGGTCCTCTACGACAACATCCTCTGCCCTCCCGGCTGCGACGTGACCGCCGGCACGCCGGTGGTGGTGAGCAGCGGCGGCTCGATGGCAGGCGTGGACTTCGCCCTGGAGCCGCTGGGCAGCATCTCCGGCCTGGTCCTCGAGGCGCCGAGCGGGCCCGGCACCGACTCGGTTCCCGTCACCGTGTACGACGCCTCCGGCGCGGTCGCCGGCTCGACGTACACCTACCCGGGCGACACCTACCTTGCGTACGAGCTCTGGGCCGGGACCTACTTCGTGGTTGCCGGGGGGGAGTATCACCTCGCCGAGCTCTACGACGACCTGCCCTGCGCCGTGGGCTGCGATCCGCTGACCGGCACGCCGGTGCCCGTGGACTTCGATCAGCAGACCACCGGCATCGACTTCACCCTGGTCCCGAAGGGGTCGATCAGCGGCACCGTGGTCGACCAGGCGACCGGGGAGGAGATCGGGGCCGAGGTGGCGGTCTACGACCAGGCAGGCCACTACGTCGACTCCGCGTACTCGGGATCCGGCGGGTACCGCGTCCCCGGGCTCGCCGACGGGACCTACTTCGTCGTCATCGCCGGCTCCTACTGGGCGGGGTACCTGGAGGAGCTGTACGACAATCTGCCGTGCTGGGAGGGACCGCCCGAGGGGTGCAACCCCACCGCCGGCACCCCGGTGGCGGCCGCGGCCGGCTCCCCCACGACCGGGATCGACTTCGCCCTGCTGAGGCGAGGCGAGATCACGGGGACCGTGCTGGACGCCGGGGGCGCCTCGCCGGGCTACGGGTCTGTGCGCGTGGTCAACGCGGCCGGCGACGAGGTCGCCAGCGCCTACTGGAGCGAGTACGCGCCCACCTACACCGCCAGCGGCCTCGCGCCGGGCAGCTACGTCGTCATCGCCGACTCGGACTCCTCGCACCGGGACGAGGTGTGGCAGGACCTGCCGTGCGATGGAGAGTACCCGGAGCACTGCAGCCACGCCGCCGGCACCCTCGTCGAGCTTCCTGTCGGGGGCGTCGTGAGCGGCATCGACTTCACCCTCGACCGCCTGGGAGCGATGCAGGGTGTGGTCCTCGACCAGACCTCCGGTGAGCCGCTCGAGTACGTCGATGTGGCCGTCTACAACGTGAGCGGGTCCCGCCTCGGATCCGTCTTTACGTCCAGCAGCGGCGAGTGGGAATGGAGCGGCGCCTGGCCGGGCGTCTTCTTCGCGGTCACCGACGACGAGAGCCCCAGCCATTTCGACCAGCTCTTCAACGGCATCCCCTGCCCTGGAGGGCCCGGCGTGGGCTGCACCCCCGGCGCCGGAACCCCGATTCCGCTCAGCTACAACGTCGTGACCTCCGGGGTCGACTTCCATCTGCCGCGGTCCGGAGGCATCGCGGGGAGGGTGGTCGCCGCCCCGAGCGGCGCCCCGATCGCCGGCCTGTCGGTGACCGCCTGGGACAGCACCCGAACCCTCGTGGCCCTAGGCACAACCGACTCCAGCGGCTTCTACGAGCTGCGGGGCCTGCCGACCGGCACCTACTTCGTCGCGACCCAAAACGGCTACTGGAATGGCCTGCTCGACGAGCTCTTCGACGACATTCCCTGCCTCTGGGGGCCGCCGGACGGCTGCGACCCGACCAAGGGGACGCCGATCGCCGTGGTCGAGGGCTCGATCACCCGCTTCGTCGACCTCGCCCTCCAGCCCTGGGGAGGAGAGGGGATCGCCGGAACGGTGACCGAGCAGGGCAGCGGTCAGCCGGTCGAGGGAGTGGCGATCGACTTCTGGGACAGCACCGGGGAGTGGAGAGGTGCGACCATGAGCGGGGCGTCCGGCGCGTACCTCGCCGAGCTGTCGCCCGGGACCTACCGGGTCACAACCGACAACCCCTTCGGCTACCTCAACGAGATCTTCGACGACCTCCCGTGCCCCGGGGGCTCGGCGTACAGCGGCGCCTGCGATCCCCTGCTCGGCGACCCGGTTGTGGTGACCGAGGATGCGATCACCGGCGCCATCGACTTCGCGCTCGCGGCGCCGCTCCCGTTCGCCGACGGCTTCGAGACGAGCGACACCTCGGCGTGGTCGCTCACGGTTCCATAG
- a CDS encoding ribose-phosphate pyrophosphokinase, which translates to MLKENPLFIFSGRTNIPLTEAICGYLQTEMGSVRLGNFSDGEIHCQIEDNVRGADVFIVQPTGNPPNESLIELLIMLDAFRRASPARVCVVIPYLGYARQDRKDAPRVPITAKLIANLITTAGAGRVLTIDLHAAQIQGFFDIPVDHLYAAPVLISAIRRKGLDRLMLVSPDAGGVERARAFAKRLEVDLAVMDKRRPEANKAEIMNVIGSVQGCDCVIIDDIIDTAGTLVRSAEALLERGARSVYAAAVHPVFSGQAIARISSSRIEKVMVTDTLQLSAEAARCQKIEQLSLAVLLGEAIRRIHEGASVSSLFV; encoded by the coding sequence ATGCTGAAGGAGAATCCGCTGTTCATCTTCTCGGGGCGGACCAACATCCCCCTGACCGAGGCGATCTGCGGCTACCTGCAGACCGAGATGGGATCCGTGCGTCTCGGCAACTTCTCCGACGGCGAGATCCACTGCCAGATCGAGGACAACGTCCGCGGCGCGGATGTGTTCATCGTCCAGCCGACCGGTAACCCCCCGAACGAGTCGCTGATCGAGCTGCTGATCATGCTCGACGCGTTTCGGAGGGCCTCGCCCGCGCGCGTCTGCGTGGTCATTCCCTACCTCGGGTACGCGCGGCAGGATCGCAAGGACGCACCGCGGGTGCCGATCACCGCCAAGCTGATCGCCAACCTGATCACGACGGCGGGCGCCGGGCGCGTGCTGACCATCGACCTCCATGCCGCGCAGATCCAGGGGTTCTTCGACATCCCGGTCGACCACCTGTATGCGGCGCCGGTGCTGATCTCGGCGATCAGGCGCAAGGGCCTCGACCGGCTCATGCTGGTGTCGCCGGACGCGGGCGGTGTCGAGCGGGCGCGGGCGTTCGCCAAACGGCTCGAGGTCGACCTCGCGGTCATGGACAAGCGTCGGCCCGAGGCCAACAAGGCCGAGATCATGAACGTCATCGGGTCGGTCCAGGGCTGCGACTGCGTGATCATCGACGACATCATCGACACTGCTGGCACGCTGGTCCGGTCGGCCGAGGCCCTCCTCGAACGGGGGGCGCGGAGCGTTTACGCGGCCGCCGTGCATCCGGTCTTCTCGGGGCAGGCGATCGCCCGGATCAGCTCGAGCAGGATCGAGAAGGTGATGGTGACCGACACCCTCCAGCTCAGCGCGGAGGCGGCGCGGTGCCAGAAGATCGAGCAGCTGTCGTTGGCGGTGCTGCTCGGCGAGGCGATCCGCCGGATCCACGAGGGAGCGTCGGTGTCGAGCCTGTTCGTATAG
- a CDS encoding 50S ribosomal protein L25, producing MSESTDTVLTVAKRSDQGKVAARRLRRQGQVPAVVYGGDRPPASISVDEHALRELLKQQAGEHTIFLLKLEGTKDERRAMIREIQRDPISGHFLHIDFIRITAGQKLHVRMPVELTGDSVGVRGGGRIDFISRELEVELLPRDMFDKFTIDISNLDLGQHLSVADLEGLLPESGRFLEDPHRVVVLVATPKMTAEAEAAAPAGEAVITEAAEPEVIRKGKVEAEEGD from the coding sequence ATGAGCGAGAGCACCGATACCGTGCTGACCGTCGCAAAGCGATCCGATCAGGGCAAGGTGGCGGCGCGCCGGCTGCGCAGGCAAGGTCAGGTCCCGGCAGTGGTCTACGGCGGCGACCGGCCGCCGGCGTCGATCAGTGTCGACGAGCATGCGCTCCGCGAGCTGCTCAAGCAGCAGGCCGGAGAGCACACCATCTTCCTGCTCAAGCTGGAAGGCACCAAGGATGAGCGCCGGGCGATGATCCGAGAGATCCAGCGGGACCCCATCTCGGGTCACTTCCTCCACATCGACTTCATCCGGATCACCGCCGGGCAGAAGCTCCACGTCCGGATGCCGGTGGAGCTCACGGGGGACTCCGTCGGGGTGCGCGGGGGCGGTCGCATCGACTTCATCTCGCGCGAGCTCGAGGTCGAGCTCCTGCCCCGCGACATGTTCGACAAGTTCACGATCGACATCTCCAACCTCGACCTGGGGCAGCATCTCAGCGTCGCCGATCTGGAGGGTCTGCTGCCGGAGAGCGGGCGCTTCCTCGAAGACCCGCACCGCGTGGTGGTGCTGGTCGCGACGCCGAAGATGACGGCCGAGGCCGAGGCGGCGGCGCCTGCCGGCGAGGCGGTGATCACCGAGGCCGCGGAGCCCGAGGTGATCCGCAAGGGCAAGGTCGAGGCCGAGGAGGGCGACTAG